The following are encoded together in the Geobacter sulfurreducens PCA genome:
- the gltA gene encoding NADPH-dependent glutamate synthase, which yields MSTGMTTRERLAIDRVHMVELDADSRSRNFDEVNRGLTPEEAVREAQRCIRCTNRQCVAGCPVGVSIPEFITALADGNLREAARILTRDNALPAVCGRVCPQETQCEARCVRGIKGEPVAIGYLERFVADWATANVAELGDEPLPPPTGRRVAVVGCGPAGLTAAGELARKGHGVTIFEALHDTGGVLRYGIPEFRLPKTIIDAEVARLLALGVTVECNVIIGKTLTLAQLREEFDAVFIANGAGLPVMLSIPGENLKGVYSANEYLTRVNLMGAGRDPGSTTPIIAGKRVAVIGGGNTAMDCVRTARRLGAERAMIIYRRSEEQMPARVEEIKHAKEEGVEFVMLTAPIAIGGDKDGWVATLRCLRMELGAPDSSGRRSPVPVEGSAYDIAVDVVVNAVGTRANPLLTATAPELKLNRWGNIATDDNGATSVAGVYAGGDIVRGGATVILAMGDGKQAAAAIHDWLNRR from the coding sequence ATGAGCACGGGTATGACCACCAGAGAGCGATTGGCCATTGACCGGGTCCACATGGTCGAACTCGATGCCGACAGCCGCAGCCGAAATTTTGACGAAGTGAACCGGGGCCTCACCCCGGAGGAGGCCGTGCGCGAGGCCCAGCGCTGCATTCGCTGCACGAACCGCCAGTGCGTGGCAGGCTGTCCCGTGGGGGTGTCGATCCCGGAATTTATCACGGCCCTGGCCGACGGCAACCTCAGGGAGGCTGCCCGGATCCTGACCAGGGACAATGCGTTGCCTGCCGTGTGTGGCCGGGTCTGTCCCCAGGAAACCCAATGCGAGGCCAGGTGCGTGCGTGGGATCAAGGGAGAGCCCGTGGCCATCGGGTATCTGGAGCGTTTTGTGGCGGACTGGGCCACGGCCAATGTCGCCGAGCTCGGTGACGAGCCGCTGCCGCCGCCAACAGGCAGGCGGGTGGCAGTGGTCGGCTGTGGTCCGGCCGGATTGACTGCCGCCGGGGAGTTGGCCCGCAAGGGACATGGCGTGACTATCTTCGAGGCGCTCCACGACACGGGCGGGGTGCTTCGCTACGGCATTCCGGAGTTCCGCCTGCCCAAAACCATTATCGATGCCGAGGTGGCGCGGCTTCTTGCACTGGGGGTGACGGTTGAGTGCAATGTCATCATCGGCAAGACGCTGACCCTCGCCCAGCTGCGGGAAGAATTCGACGCGGTATTCATCGCCAATGGCGCCGGCCTGCCGGTGATGCTCTCCATCCCGGGCGAGAATCTCAAGGGGGTCTATTCCGCCAACGAATACCTGACCCGGGTTAACCTCATGGGGGCCGGCCGCGACCCCGGCTCCACCACTCCCATCATTGCCGGTAAGCGCGTGGCCGTCATCGGCGGGGGCAACACCGCCATGGACTGCGTCCGAACCGCTCGCCGTCTGGGCGCCGAGCGGGCCATGATCATCTACCGCAGGAGCGAGGAGCAGATGCCGGCCCGGGTGGAGGAGATCAAGCACGCCAAGGAGGAAGGGGTCGAGTTCGTAATGCTGACAGCCCCCATCGCCATCGGGGGCGACAAGGACGGGTGGGTGGCCACCCTGCGCTGCCTGCGAATGGAGCTGGGCGCGCCCGATTCGTCGGGACGCCGATCACCGGTGCCGGTGGAAGGTTCCGCATACGACATTGCCGTGGATGTGGTGGTGAATGCCGTCGGTACCCGGGCCAATCCGCTCCTGACCGCCACGGCGCCGGAACTTAAACTGAACCGGTGGGGCAACATCGCCACCGATGACAACGGTGCCACGAGCGTTGCCGGCGTCTATGCCGGTGGCGACATCGTGCGAGGGGGCGCCACGGTAATCCTTGCCATGGGCGATGGGAAGCAGGCGGCTGCCGCGATCCACGACTGGCTGAACAGGCGGTGA
- a CDS encoding sulfide/dihydroorotate dehydrogenase-like FAD/NAD-binding protein — translation MFDVISNEVLAPNLHQLVVRAPRIASSRLPGQFVIVRAEAGEERIPLTIGDADAAAGTITLFVQAIGASTQRIVAVPAGGRLRDVAGPLGLPTHIRNWGRVACIGGGVGTAVLFPLAKALAEAGNEVTTIIGGRSARYIILADELGALSRELLVTTEDGSLGVQGFVTQPLEGLVADPARRPGAVFAVGPVPMMRAVAELTRPHGIETVVSLNPIMIDGTGMCGGCRVLVGGEAKFACVDGPEFDGHLVDFDNLADRLATYRESEASHVCRVAGKEVA, via the coding sequence ATGTTCGATGTCATCAGCAACGAAGTCCTTGCCCCGAATCTCCACCAGTTGGTGGTCCGGGCACCCCGGATCGCATCGTCCCGCCTGCCGGGCCAGTTTGTCATAGTCAGGGCCGAGGCTGGCGAGGAACGGATTCCTCTTACCATCGGCGATGCCGATGCAGCGGCAGGGACCATTACTCTCTTTGTCCAGGCCATCGGGGCCTCCACCCAGCGCATCGTTGCCGTGCCCGCCGGAGGCCGGCTCCGCGATGTGGCCGGTCCTCTGGGCCTGCCGACCCACATCAGGAACTGGGGGCGCGTCGCCTGCATCGGCGGAGGGGTCGGAACGGCGGTTCTCTTTCCGCTGGCAAAGGCTCTGGCCGAAGCAGGCAATGAGGTGACTACCATCATCGGAGGCAGATCGGCCCGGTACATCATCCTCGCGGATGAACTGGGCGCCCTGTCCCGGGAACTTCTGGTAACGACCGAGGACGGAAGTCTGGGCGTTCAGGGATTCGTGACCCAACCTCTGGAGGGGCTCGTGGCCGATCCGGCGCGACGGCCCGGTGCGGTCTTTGCCGTGGGGCCTGTGCCGATGATGAGGGCGGTTGCCGAATTGACCCGTCCCCACGGCATCGAAACGGTGGTGAGCCTCAACCCGATCATGATCGACGGTACCGGCATGTGCGGCGGGTGCCGGGTTCTGGTGGGAGGCGAAGCAAAGTTCGCCTGTGTGGATGGTCCGGAATTCGACGGCCATCTGGTGGATTTCGACAACCTGGCCGATCGGCTGGCAACCTATCGCGAGTCCGAGGCCAGTCACGTCTGCCGGGTCGCCGGAAAGGAGGTCGCATGA
- a CDS encoding radical SAM protein, with protein sequence MPTYIEPVFRPPSEARSLIFQITIGCSQNHCVFCGMYKMKRFRLKPEAEVMAEIDGIPARYRPAVDRVFLADGDALVYPFDGLAAILDRLAAVFPNLTRVGSYASPRSLTTKNVEELRHLREKKLRILYFGLESGDDATLAAVNKGFTAEEMVREACKAREAGMKLSVTAILGLAGRSRSLEHARATAEWVNRVSPEYFSLLTLFHRHNDEFIRTLDQCTRRELLHEARELLAHLAPARTILRSNHVSNFLELAGSYPKDRERLIAEVDTALARLGRMPGFLDEVPAYGEEYY encoded by the coding sequence GCCCACCTACATCGAACCCGTGTTCCGTCCGCCGAGCGAGGCGCGCAGTCTCATCTTTCAGATAACCATCGGCTGTTCCCAGAACCACTGCGTCTTCTGCGGCATGTACAAGATGAAGCGGTTCCGCCTGAAGCCCGAAGCCGAAGTCATGGCTGAGATCGACGGCATTCCGGCACGCTATCGCCCTGCTGTGGACCGGGTATTCCTTGCCGACGGCGATGCCCTTGTCTATCCCTTCGACGGGCTTGCCGCCATCCTCGACCGGCTGGCTGCGGTGTTCCCTAACCTCACGCGGGTGGGTTCCTATGCATCGCCCCGGAGCCTGACCACCAAGAACGTCGAGGAACTCAGGCACCTGCGGGAGAAAAAGCTCCGCATCCTCTATTTCGGGCTGGAATCGGGGGACGACGCGACGCTGGCCGCGGTCAACAAGGGATTTACGGCGGAAGAGATGGTCCGGGAAGCGTGCAAGGCCCGGGAGGCTGGCATGAAGCTCTCGGTGACTGCCATCCTGGGACTGGCCGGTCGCAGTCGCAGTCTTGAGCACGCCCGGGCCACGGCGGAATGGGTCAACCGGGTCAGTCCGGAGTATTTTTCCCTCCTCACCCTCTTCCACCGTCACAACGACGAATTCATCCGCACCCTCGACCAGTGCACAAGACGGGAGCTCTTGCACGAAGCGCGGGAGCTCCTTGCCCATCTGGCTCCGGCCAGGACGATTCTTCGCTCCAACCATGTCTCCAATTTCCTGGAACTGGCCGGCAGCTACCCCAAGGACCGGGAACGGCTCATTGCCGAGGTGGATACCGCTCTGGCACGGCTCGGCAGAATGCCCGGCTTCCTCGACGAGGTTCCCGCCTACGGGGAAGAATACTACTGA